Proteins from a genomic interval of Actinoalloteichus hymeniacidonis:
- a CDS encoding ComEA family DNA-binding protein: MKLPTEGRLNRLVRRWVPAGIGSARLDPGRSGALALGLGAVGIALVVTVGLLWRSAPAAEPLPLVPAAATPQTSSTSVAETTTAPAELVVSVVGRVMTPGLVTLSAPARVADAVAAAGGAHPDADLDTVNLARPLADGEQIHVDAPVPPGAQSDGGVVGGGEAAATAGGGAAIDLNAASVAQLDSLPGVGPVTAQRILDWRTEHGRFDSVEDLREVDGIGPTRYERLKDLVTA; the protein is encoded by the coding sequence GTGAAGCTACCCACCGAAGGCAGGCTCAACCGCCTCGTCCGGCGCTGGGTGCCCGCTGGCATCGGCTCGGCCCGACTGGACCCCGGCCGATCGGGCGCGCTGGCGCTCGGGCTCGGCGCGGTGGGTATCGCCTTGGTCGTCACGGTGGGATTGCTCTGGCGGTCCGCGCCTGCTGCGGAACCACTACCGCTGGTGCCCGCCGCCGCCACTCCGCAGACCTCGTCGACCTCGGTGGCAGAGACGACGACGGCGCCCGCCGAACTGGTGGTCAGCGTCGTCGGGCGGGTCATGACACCCGGACTGGTCACGCTCAGCGCGCCAGCCAGAGTGGCGGACGCGGTGGCGGCTGCGGGCGGGGCACACCCGGATGCCGATCTCGACACGGTGAACCTGGCTCGTCCGCTGGCAGATGGTGAGCAGATCCACGTCGATGCGCCCGTGCCACCCGGAGCGCAGTCCGACGGCGGCGTGGTCGGCGGTGGCGAGGCCGCGGCCACCGCCGGTGGTGGTGCCGCGATCGACCTGAACGCGGCATCGGTCGCCCAGCTCGACTCGCTGCCCGGCGTGGGGCCGGTCACCGCGCAACGCATTCTCGATTGGCGGACCGAACACGGTCGGTTCGATTCCGTCGAGGACCTGCGCGAGGTGGACGGGATCGGCCCCACCAGGTACGAGCGATTGAAGGACCTGGTGACGGCATGA
- a CDS encoding ComEC/Rec2 family competence protein has product MIEQPARRDLRLVPSALAVWGTTLVGMYGGHHAAILVGIVACLLVIGCGLRAWHRFPLARRMMAGVLAVGALTITASIGIALRVQHTSGHELRAAAERGAEALVRLRLTEDPVRLSSAGYAGSPDDGRLLIRTQLTAMRGDDGWTPTWGGTIVLADDPEWATLLPGQQVTVEGSLLPARSGDLTVAVLRVRGPPTAVGPVSWWQSAADVIRGGLRTAASVLHPDPAGLLPALVVGDTRDQSAQVEEEFQAAGLTHLTAVSGANLAILCGAVLLGCRALSLGPIPSTLAAGVTLVGFVILARPEPSVLRAAAMGAVTLLALVLGRRRCALPALAGTVIVLLMVRPELATHPGFALSVAATAGLVILAPRWAGALRDRGVPVVLAEALAVAMAAQLATAPLVAGLSGEVSLISVLANLLAAPAVPPATVLGVLAALIAPLHLGTAELLVRLAGPEVWWLILVGRHAAAVPGARLDWPGGMGGGVLLAVVLVVLILLVRSRRTRTLVLALVLVLVLFLVPSRIVAPGWPPRDWTVVACDVEQGDAIVLATGEPGSAVVVDTGPDNGAVHACLRDLGVHTLALIVLSHLHADHIGGLTSAMTGRRVSAVAVGPLRAPAWADTRVRESAAAAQVPIVELRADQRLDWPELTMEVLGPVAPPTRVDEESGTEINDASLVIRATTPVGRVLLTGDVELAGQDALLGSGVDLGADVLKVPHHGSRYTSPRFLAAIRPRVALISVGADNRYGHPNATVIDELTTLGAEVVRTDLGGDVAVAEGAEAPLVARRTPEVAQP; this is encoded by the coding sequence ATGATCGAGCAACCGGCTCGCCGTGACCTCCGACTGGTGCCCTCGGCGCTGGCGGTGTGGGGCACCACCCTGGTCGGGATGTACGGCGGCCACCACGCCGCGATCCTGGTCGGGATAGTGGCCTGCCTGCTGGTGATCGGCTGCGGCCTCCGGGCCTGGCATCGATTCCCGCTCGCTCGACGAATGATGGCGGGCGTGCTGGCCGTCGGGGCACTGACGATCACGGCCTCGATCGGTATCGCCCTTCGGGTCCAACACACCAGCGGCCATGAACTGCGGGCCGCAGCCGAGCGAGGCGCCGAGGCCCTCGTGCGGCTACGACTCACCGAGGATCCGGTCCGGTTGAGCAGCGCGGGCTATGCAGGCTCGCCGGACGACGGCAGGTTGTTGATCCGCACTCAGTTGACCGCGATGCGAGGGGACGACGGATGGACCCCGACCTGGGGAGGAACGATAGTCCTCGCCGATGACCCCGAATGGGCGACGCTGCTACCCGGTCAACAGGTGACCGTCGAGGGCTCGCTGCTCCCTGCCCGCTCCGGCGACCTCACGGTGGCGGTGCTCCGGGTGCGGGGACCACCCACGGCGGTCGGGCCGGTCTCGTGGTGGCAATCGGCTGCCGACGTGATCCGCGGTGGACTGCGGACCGCAGCCAGCGTGCTGCATCCCGATCCGGCAGGCCTGCTGCCCGCACTGGTGGTCGGCGACACCCGCGATCAATCGGCTCAGGTCGAGGAGGAGTTCCAAGCTGCGGGATTGACGCACTTGACCGCTGTGTCCGGCGCCAATCTGGCGATTCTGTGCGGGGCCGTCCTGTTGGGATGTCGGGCATTGAGCCTCGGGCCGATCCCGTCGACCTTGGCAGCGGGCGTGACGCTCGTGGGCTTCGTGATCCTGGCTCGTCCGGAACCCAGCGTGCTTCGGGCGGCTGCGATGGGCGCGGTCACCCTGCTGGCCTTGGTGCTCGGACGGCGTCGCTGTGCCCTGCCGGCGCTGGCGGGAACGGTGATCGTCCTGTTGATGGTGCGCCCGGAGTTGGCCACGCATCCGGGGTTCGCATTGTCGGTGGCGGCGACGGCGGGTCTGGTGATCCTGGCGCCGAGGTGGGCGGGTGCCCTGCGGGATCGAGGTGTCCCCGTTGTGCTCGCGGAGGCTCTGGCCGTCGCGATGGCCGCGCAGCTGGCCACCGCCCCGCTGGTCGCCGGGCTGTCCGGCGAGGTCAGTCTCATCTCGGTATTGGCGAACCTGCTGGCAGCACCGGCGGTGCCACCTGCCACGGTGCTGGGGGTGCTGGCGGCGCTGATCGCGCCGCTGCACCTGGGTACCGCCGAGCTGCTCGTGCGGTTGGCCGGGCCCGAGGTGTGGTGGTTGATCCTGGTCGGACGTCATGCCGCTGCTGTTCCCGGGGCGCGCCTGGACTGGCCGGGCGGGATGGGCGGCGGGGTGCTGCTCGCGGTGGTTCTCGTGGTGCTGATCCTCCTCGTGCGATCGCGGCGAACCCGGACCCTGGTGCTGGCACTGGTCTTGGTGCTGGTGCTCTTCCTGGTGCCGAGCCGGATCGTCGCACCGGGTTGGCCGCCACGGGATTGGACGGTGGTGGCCTGCGACGTCGAACAGGGCGATGCCATCGTGCTCGCCACCGGCGAGCCCGGCAGCGCGGTGGTCGTGGACACCGGACCGGACAACGGGGCCGTGCACGCATGCCTGCGTGATCTCGGCGTCCACACTCTCGCGCTGATCGTGCTGAGTCATCTCCATGCCGACCACATCGGCGGGCTGACCTCGGCGATGACCGGGCGGCGGGTGTCGGCGGTCGCGGTCGGCCCGCTTCGTGCACCCGCCTGGGCCGATACTCGGGTGCGCGAATCGGCGGCTGCGGCCCAGGTGCCGATCGTGGAGCTCCGGGCCGATCAACGCCTGGACTGGCCCGAGCTGACCATGGAGGTACTCGGACCGGTCGCCCCACCTACCCGGGTCGACGAGGAATCCGGCACGGAGATCAACGATGCCTCGTTGGTGATCCGCGCGACGACGCCGGTCGGTCGCGTACTGCTGACCGGGGACGTCGAATTGGCCGGTCAGGATGCCCTGCTCGGCTCGGGCGTCGACCTCGGTGCGGACGTGCTCAAGGTGCCGCATCACGGCTCGCGCTACACCTCACCACGTTTCCTCGCGGCGATCAGACCGAGAGTCGCCCTGATCAGCGTGGGTGCCGACAACCGCTACGGGCATCCCAATGCCACGGTGATCGACGAGCTGACGACGCTGGGCGCCGAGGTGGTGCGTACCGACCTCGGCGGCGACGTGGCGGTGGCCGAGGGAGCCGAGGCGCCGTTGGTGGCTCGTCGTACCCCGGAGGTGGCCCAGCCGTGA